Below is a genomic region from Ziziphus jujuba cultivar Dongzao chromosome 7, ASM3175591v1.
TGCCATGGGTTCACTGCTGGCCCAGCTCAACCCTGCTCAGAAAAGCTCTCTTTGCAAATTGCAAGCTGGTAATAGTGTTTcagtaaaggaaaaaaatatatatatatacatatatatatatatatatatatgatagtgACGATATGGAATGGTCTACTTTATTCTCTTCTATAAGAATAATTAAAGATGatttatgataatataattttgtCTTGATTTAGAATTTCCAATTGCAAGGAGACACTCCCTTCAGCGGTTCTTGGAGAAGCGTCGGGACAGGTATACCCCTTTAGACACTGCAGTACCATCCTCCCTTTCTCACATATGAGTGTACACCATACAGAAACCATCTCAGTTCTTTACTCTTATATTTTGCAACTTGCACTTTCATGAGAAGCCTAGTTCATAAAAAATGCTAAGTCGTATAAGATCTGCCTATCACAGAACCTGTAACATTATGTTTGGCATTCCTTCTCTGGTCCATGAAATCTTTTATGTAATACTCAATCTAAGTTATTTTACATCGAGCTCATTGACCATTGTTTTGTTTCtctctttataattttttggttgtttctTGCAGGTTGGTGACCAAGAGTCCATATccttctccatttgccaccaaAATGGATGACAATGCAAATCCTGACCTGAGCGCTAAATCTTCACCAGATTCAGGTTTCTTCAAACAATCTCTTACGTCCCAGGAAGAACATCAAACTGCGCACGTTGCACGAGCTAATTAGAAAGTCTTCATTGTATTATGGAGAACTTTCTGTCAATCTTACTACATATCTTGGACATAATTTAGTGAACTATTTATGGTAATGTTTGACACGTCTTCAGACTTGATAGACAATTCATAACTGTGTCATGATAACTtagaaaaataatgagaaaTTAAGTTTGTGGCATTCTATGTTTGTAGGGAATATGTACACATGTTTGCCTCAAGACACTTGATTTGTATTCTAAACTAGATTTCTTaatgttgatattattataaACTTGCCTAAGATTGACAAACCATTGCGTCCTTTCTGCTTGAAAACCAGCTGCTACTGTTCTTTGTGATTGATCTGGAATATATTTTATCGTAAGATTATGGGTGGTACTTAAAATGAGTCTAAAGAGAACCCGCTGGCATGGTCGTCCAAGAAATTATTGGTTAGAGCAacattatgttaaaaaattaaaccagCCCAACCGGAACTCTTAGAATGCATTTCATTGCATCCTATGCTAAATTTTCCGAAGCTGGTGAAAGCTAAACTTCACAAGGGACGCAGAAAAACACATCCCGTGTTCCATTTATGCTTTGGCTACGCATGAAGCTGTCTTTTTCAAGTCTTTACCTATTTTTCTACTAAAAACGACCTAGGAAAATGAGTAGACATCCAACCAGATGAGGAACATTAAGTCGACAACCTAGGAGATAAAAAGATCACTTTAGATGATTTTTCCGTTTCTAATTCCTTAAGGGAAATTAAAATTAGTAGGAGGTTCCACGAGCAAGTTCACTGAAGTTCATAAGAAAGTACATGCAAGGTTCAAACCATCAAAAGCCAGAATCTACAAAGTCTTAAGTACCATTTATGGTCTACAAGCCAAAACAGTAGTACAAAATTCCAGACCAGATAGTTTAAGATTGAAGCAGGCGATCAAGTTATAGCTTTAGAAACTCTGTCATGCACGTTCTGCTTAGTGAGCGCTGCGCAGGATTCCATGCAAGTAGCCACCAGTCATGACAAGCGAGACAAGGGATACAACACCTGCTGGAAATATCTTCCCTGACGACTTGAAACGAGAACCCATAACAAACAGAAGTGCAGCAGAGACCTGGAAATCAGACATTgatgaaaacaaaattatgaaGTCGACTGAAAAATTACAAACAAGAAACCCCTTCAGCAATTAGCAATCCAGCAAAAATTGTGAGTTGATACGTAAAGAGTACAGATTTCTCACCAAACCCGATGGATGATGCAAATACAGGGCTTGTGGAAGCTTAGTATAAACATAATACAATATGGCAGCTGATAATCCCCCAGACAACAACGACTTCTGGCTGCCACTCTTCAAATAGCCCATGAGTCCACCCACTAtcaaagaaaaaacacaaaattcagTCTGATTAGGGCAAAATGAACTCCCAAGGGAAAAAGGGTGCAATCAAAAACAGACTGTGTCCAGGTTGCTAATTGCAGAACATTGGACTTGAGAGAAAAAATTGTTCAAGATCTATGTTTTGTctctttcaaatatatatatatatatataaaagatcaaTATTTTGTCATCAGTAAACTAAGTACAGAGCCTGCAATAGTAAGAAATATCTACTTGGATGAAATATAATCAAAAATTTCCGAACCCAGTGATGATTAATAGAGTCCTTTGACCTTGGTCGTGGAAATAACTTTTCCATGCTGATCAGATgggtttaaatttttagttttattatatcAGTTCATATTAAGCACAAGGCTTGATACAAGACCACGAAAACGGTTATCAGAACTTATGATTTCAAAATTTCTTAAACATCTTTATTAAAGAGAATCTATCATTAGCAAATTGACTCGTATCAAATGTCCAAAACGTTCCTATAAAAGAGACTCTCAACTGCAAAAGATACTGATATATAATAAAGGGGGAAATTACTAACATTTACGCAGTAAATTTCTCACAAAGACAAAAATCTTCAGGCACTCAACCAATTCGAAACTCTTATAAAGCATTTAggacaataattgaataaattaagaaaatctCATGATTCATGAATAGTCAACCAAAAGGACTATTAGCTTTGATGGCAAAGACACAGATTTGGCGTAAACAAAGCAAAGATCAGGATATTACTAAAGGACTAGTATTTCATACCTCCAACGAGTGCAGCATAACCTAAAGTCAACTTCTGAGACATTGACAAagccattttcttcttcttcccgtCTGATCTGTCCTCTCCCTCACCTTCGTTTCCTCCTCCGCCTCCGCCTCCGCCTCCTCCTCTACCGCCTCCGTCACCGTCACCGGcactaccaccaccaccaccaccactgccGCTATCCAATTCGATGTCGACCTCCTTTGTTCCAGAATCCACGGAAAGGTTAGAAGACGCTGTGGGACCAGAAACGACACCGACAGAAATGGAGTCTTGACGGGATGTAGAGAAACCAAAGGAAGCTTGAAAACCTTGATGTCTGCTTAACTTCAAAGGGCTCGATTGCAGTAGTCGTCGACCTCCACCGCTTGAAGAAATGCTACTGCCGCGGTTATCAGAATGTAATAATCCGATTTTGGGTCGCAGCAGAAGAGACGACTGTGAAACACCACACAAAGTCTCTGCCATGTGTATTCGCTTCTCGTAACTTCATTCctcgaattttttttcttttaaatatttatttttggccttttatttttattttaaaatctctgAAGGATTTCGATgtcgttttttcttttctacgaCGTGTTTGGATGTCGTTGATTAGTTGCATAATTTAGCAAAACAAAacgattaccaaaaaaaaaaaagtgcctgAAAGCatgattcataaaaaaaataataaattcattaaaaaaaatacaagaattaataaatttgaaacaaatttagTAAAGAGTAAAATGAATTTTAgtctattttactttttagtttgTTCCAATTTCGAAGCCTACACTCCAATGGAAAATTGTTTATGAAATTCTCAATTACTTCTATTTGTGCATATTTATGTGAACTTAGTGATTAATTTTCGTCACTTTTAAGCACAATAACATTTAGGATTTCAAGAAACTAAGCTATattgaaaaatcattaaaaaaagaataccTCCTAGAAgtctttaaaacaaaaacaaaaaaaggaaagaaaaaaaaaatgtcataagAATTATACACTATTTCCTGGTTCTCATAACTTGAATTTGAAAGGTGGATGATTAGTTACGTAATAAGAATGAGCGAGCAACAATCTCGTTAAACATGGCTTTTCTACGTTCACATTCACTGCTGCTTCCCATATGAACAGAATTCATATTTGAAATACAGGTACACTCTAAGAAGCAAGTACAACTGGATATTCTAGTTGGCTTGGTCATGCCCGTTATGTTGGTTATCCTCATCAATAGCTGCTTCTCCATCCCCATAATGAATCCATGGTAGCATCGACTCGAACAAAACAGCCAATGCATTCCGATTCGCAACATTACGAGGAGCATGGATGCCATCGTTTGGGATCACCACCTGTTGTTCCCCGTTATGCACACCATCTCTCATCCTTGGGTCGACCataaaattttgcagattttcAGGCGGAGCAGCTGGCACTGAGTAAGAAAAATCGGAAACTGACAAATGGCGGTACCTAGTAAACAAGAAGCAGCAATCATTCTCCGAAAGacaataaatttaattgttttctagCTGAGCTCATGTGAATGCTATATACTGCAAGtaagaaatagaaagaaaacaGATGGTAACAGCAGCTAAagcaaaactatgcacaaatAAGAACACATTTATACTCACTCATTTTTCTCAGACGAGAATGCTTCCTTTCTCACACAAGCCCAATCCTTCACATCAgaactattatttttaagtgTCTCAATCACCAATTGCGCAGCATCCTTTAACAATTTTTGCGGATCTGGTAGCCTCCATATAATGTAATTGCTTTCAACATATATACTAATCAGGTGATCCAAGGATGGGATCCCCACTTGTTCTGCTCGGAAAAATGAATTCTTAAGTATATTTGTCCAAAATTTGTCCTTCAAAGGGACCTTCTCTACCAGTTTCTTCAGGACTGAGGGGTGAAGCATCAGAGCCTGCTTCATAAGATCGGTTGAGCTAGACTTAGTGGTAGCAACTTGAGCACCTTTTGAAGATTCATCTTTCTCAAGATAAAAGCGACAAGTGGCAAGGGaatatgagaaatttggaaacAACCACAAGGAATTATCACTTTCATAGTCTTCAGAGAACTGTTCTAGCCACGCATACTCCTCTGCTCTTAAAGCAAAATAGTCAATACAGAACAGGGCCCCCATTGGATCATCGGAATCTAGTGAAAGCAACAACTTGCAAACTTCCAAAGCAGATCGATGACAACCACGcctatccatatttttcatgtgAGCGAAAAGTGTTGTGAACATAGGTTTATTTGTTTCATGGCTGAATTTCAATTGACAATTACCCTGCATAGGGGTGAACATTGGATGCCAGGCACATTCTAAAGCATATAAACATTTTGAGATAGCATCTGCTGACATTTGATGCTCACCCACAAACTTGAGGTACTCCGCCATTGTTAAAAGTGAATCCAAGTGGTAAGGATGGTACATCAAAATACTTGCAATGCCATTAAGATCATGAATAGCTTTTGCAGCTTCAAATGCACTCTGAGCTTGAGAATAAGACGATGAGTGCACATATCTACATGGTTTAAAGTCACGATAAGAAAGCTATAGCATCAACCACCATAACAATATTGACCATATGTGTATCCTGATAAAGTCTAAGCTATCAATATAAACACAggaaaactaaaattgaagaaataaaacAAGCATGAAGGACAAAGTAGTTTACAGGTTCTTCTCCCCATAGAACTACTGAACCCATCTTCATGCACAtacaatatttttacataatacaATTGCTTCTATAGAGACAATCTAAAAATGCAAATATCCCTGCCTAACCCACGATATTCTTGAAAAGAGTGTATGTCTACACCTCAAGCCTTAAGCATTGTCGACAAAATTCGTTAAGTAGGTCTACATATGTATGGCTTATAGCCTTTCACTTCTTACATAGAGAGAGGTTTGTACTGCATACAAATagcatattaatatttaattctcTAAGAGATGAagcatattaatatttaattctttAAGAGATGCCCATTAAATGTGTCAAGTcattttatatatgataatttaagcAGTAAGTACTAGTATCCTTTCTATTTGTTATCGAAAATCAGAAAATATAACTACAAATACCAGAAGGATTAAGGGAAAAAACCAGAAGGGTTAAggacaaaaatagaaaagagaaaaattgtcACTACCAAGcaacaaaaaataatcttaCCTAAAGTAGTGGTATCCATCCTTCACTTCCAAAAATTCCATGGAGAAAGAACCATCCCAGCGAGGCCAATTTTCTGATGGGGAGACAAGAATAGTCTTTCTAGGATTATGACCACCTCGCCTTCCACCACGAGCCTGTCTAGAACTGCCAGTTTGATTACTTTTCTCAAATGAATTTACTACCTTGGAACCAAATATTCTTCTGAGTTCATTATCAGCATTTAGATATTTTGGATCTACTTGTAATATTGAGGGTGTACATTTTTTAACTGGCCTATCCcaatttcttgtattttttagttTGGCCTTTCCATTGGCAGGTTGATCACTAGAAGAGTTAACTTCCAAAGTTAAAGTTTTTAGAATCTCATCCAAGGGCTTCTCAACTTTATTTGTACTTGGAAAAGAAGCCTCcttgcttttcttctttttctttttctttgatttttgattaGACGTAGAAACAACATTGACACTATCTTTCATCTTACTCGGTAATGGCTTATCATCAGTTGCAGCCAAGGTTTCTGACTCATCCTCCTGCAGCCAAAAGGacgattaaaaattaaaaaagctaaCAGAAAATTGCTACTGTTTTACTTCGTATATAATATTCTGTCAACAGGCTCTAAAATCAAAGTCAGATAATGAGCCTAGAAAAACATAATCTTTATCCTCcgttttcaattaaaatttgaatctttATCCTCcgttttcaatgaaaatttgttttccCCGAAGAAAAGTACAATCTCCAATCTTCAGAAAGCCACAGACACATATTACTTCACAAGAACAGCAATTGGAGGCTAAGTTCAAGATAAAAGGCACATAACGATAATTAGTACTTCATATCATACGGAATACCCAATGAAAAGATTCTACTATCTAATTCCAGGTTGACGACTTGTCTTATGGGTAATTGACAGCTTGAAAAATCTTAAATTCAAAGGAAATAACTAATAGAAAGCGTTCTGAAAGCCTAACTAGAAACCAAATGGATAGGGGCATTTGTAAAACTTGGCACACTGAATTTAATCAAGCATGTACAACAAGTTGGGGCAGCAAACAACAATTAGGGATAGAGgaataacaacaacaaccaaaaaaaaaaaaaaggctaaagaAAGCAAGGAATAGGGGAATATAAAATTGAGGATTGGGATCAGAACCTGGTCAGAATCATGGTCATCATCGTTTAGGAGGTCAAACGGATTTATTGAAGAATTAGCAACGGAATTATTTCCATTGGTTTGCTGgttttcatcatcttcatcttcatcatcttcatcttcatattGTTGGTGGGTTTCTACATGTTGAGCGTGGTTTTGGAGGAGCTGTTGttcttgttctttgagaacTTTCTTCAGCAATCGAGCCGACATCACTCAAATCTCAAGTTCGATACGCTCCTCTGCAACGCTCTTTACCAGCGCGGAATTTCCGAAATAGCTTAGACCCTGTTGGCCGATTTGGATTTGGACTCGGATTCGATTTTGGTCCGGTATTCCAAAGAAGAAGACACAACAACTATTAAGGCGGTGCGGCCAATATTCGCCCCTTCGTTTCACCGGGTTCGCGAGTTCTCACCTTACCGGTTTGTGCCTTCCCCCTCGTCGCTCCCTTCTTTCCGCGTCTGCCACGTCATTGTATGACCCTTTACGGCTCTTAAAACCACTCTCTTTTGGATTTACcttcatttataatttaaaataattaattatctttttaaaaatc
It encodes:
- the LOC107423836 gene encoding protein FATTY ACID EXPORT 2, chloroplastic; this encodes MAETLCGVSQSSLLLRPKIGLLHSDNRGSSISSSGGGRRLLQSSPLKLSRHQGFQASFGFSTSRQDSISVGVVSGPTASSNLSVDSGTKEVDIELDSGSGGGGGGSAGDGDGGGRGGGGGGGGGGNEGEGEDRSDGKKKKMALSMSQKLTLGYAALVGVGGLMGYLKSGSQKSLLSGGLSAAILYYVYTKLPQALYLHHPSGLVSAALLFVMGSRFKSSGKIFPAGVVSLVSLVMTGGYLHGILRSAH
- the LOC107423850 gene encoding uncharacterized protein LOC107423850 → MSARLLKKVLKEQEQQLLQNHAQHVETHQQYEDEDDEDEDDENQQTNGNNSVANSSINPFDLLNDDDHDSDQEDESETLAATDDKPLPSKMKDSVNVVSTSNQKSKKKKKKKSKEASFPSTNKVEKPLDEILKTLTLEVNSSSDQPANGKAKLKNTRNWDRPVKKCTPSILQVDPKYLNADNELRRIFGSKVVNSFEKSNQTGSSRQARGGRRGGHNPRKTILVSPSENWPRWDGSFSMEFLEVKDGYHYFRYVHSSSYSQAQSAFEAAKAIHDLNGIASILMYHPYHLDSLLTMAEYLKFVGEHQMSADAISKCLYALECAWHPMFTPMQGNCQLKFSHETNKPMFTTLFAHMKNMDRRGCHRSALEVCKLLLSLDSDDPMGALFCIDYFALRAEEYAWLEQFSEDYESDNSLWLFPNFSYSLATCRFYLEKDESSKGAQVATTKSSSTDLMKQALMLHPSVLKKLVEKVPLKDKFWTNILKNSFFRAEQVGIPSLDHLISIYVESNYIIWRLPDPQKLLKDAAQLVIETLKNNSSDVKDWACVRKEAFSSEKNEYRHLSVSDFSYSVPAAPPENLQNFMVDPRMRDGVHNGEQQVVIPNDGIHAPRNVANRNALAVLFESMLPWIHYGDGEAAIDEDNQHNGHDQAN